The sequence GCGTTCGAGTGGGTGTCGTCGCCGGCGTCCAGGAACAGCTCCACCGAGGTGGCCTTCTCCGGCCACGGCCGCTCCGCGAACACCGCGGTATCCGGCAGCGCCATGATTTCGCCGGACTTTCCTTCATTGGAGAACGACGAGCGCGCGTGGGCCTTGCTGGCGGTGAGGGTCCAGCCTGGCTTCGGTTGGGAAAAGCCGCCGAAGGTTTCCTCATACAGCACCTCGCCGGTGAGCGTCGTCGAGGGAACCGCGGGCGGGCTGTAACGCATCACCAGGTGCTTGCCCGGCGGCGGCCACGCGTGATCCTTCGCCAGCCACTCGGGACGTTTCTTCCACTCCAGGCGCTTTGAGACCGGCAGCTCCTGCCAGCCGGTGAATTGATAGGCCCCGGGCAGCGGCCGGAGACCCTTGATCCATTCGTCCTTCAGGTAGTTCTGGATGCGCTGGCCGGTCAGGCCGCCCACGGGATACTCGGTGCCGTTGATCGTGACCCGCGCCTCGGGGGCGACGGCGCGCAGCAGATGCTCGCCGCTGACGAGGTTTTCCAGCGAGACCGTGGAGGCATTCGGGGCCAGGCGGATGACGCGCCGTGCCAGACCGTTCTCCAGCGTCAGCGTGCCGGATGGGCTTTCGGTGATCCGCGCGCGGTAGGGGGCGGGATGGACCAGCCAGTCGGTGGTGGAATCCGCGGTGGCATCGGCGGATTGGGCCGCGGCGGGAAATGCCAGCGCCACGCATGCGGCGGCCAAACAGGGAATCGGGATGGAATGCATCGTCACCATTTCTCAAGGTTCAAACAAAAGAGACGGGGCCCATACGGAGGCGATCGTCCGACACTATCCGCGATTTTGCCCCGGCGGCCTCATGCCGTGTCGACAGCGGGGGCGCGGCGGGGGCGCGGCGGGCGGTTCCGGGGATTTGGAAAAAAATGTGAAATAGTCCGCTAAAACGACCTGGGGTAGGCTTATACCTTACAGAGGGCCATTATGCATTTCCCCCACGACGACGAGCAGACGCGCGAGTTCCTCTCGCTGATGGTGCCCCATCAGCCGAGCATCCGGAACTTCGTTCTGAGCATTCACCCGCAGCCGGGTGATCTCGACGATTTGATGCAGAACGTCGCGATCAGCCTGTGGGAGAAGTTCGCCACCTTCGACAGGACCCGCGAGTTCCTGCCGTGGGCCAATAGCCTCGCCTATTTCGAAGTGCTGCGGTTCCGCAAGAAGTGCAGCCGGGACCGGCTGGTGTTCTCGGGGCTGGTGCTTTCGGAGGACCTGGTGGCGATGCTGGCGGAGGAGGCTTCCTCGCGGAGCCTGGCGGAGCCGGTGCGCGCGGCGCTGGAAACCTGCCTCTGCAAGCTGGACGAGAAGTCCCGCGAGGTGGTGATGGCGCGCTATGCCAGCGGCAACTCGATCGCGGACCTCGCGGCCAGCCGGAAGGAGTCGGTGCACCGCCTCTACCGCATCCTGGAGAAAGTGCGCTCCCTGCTCGTCACCTGTGTCCACCGCCAGCTTTCGGCCAGCGGTGTGACCTCCATCCGATCGATTTCATGACACCGTCCCCCCGCCTCGATCAGTTGCTTTCCCGTCTCAGCGACGGCTTGCTGGAACCCGCGGAGGCCGAGGTGCTGGATGGCATCCTGCGAGGCGATCCCGCGGCCCGGGAACATTACCTCGTCCACATCGCCGTGCACATGGCCCTGGCGGATGAGGAAATGCGGCGCCGCATCGTCATGCTGCCCACAGCCCGGCGTCCGCAGCGCTGGCCATGGTTGGCCGCGGCCGCCGCGGTGGTCCTGAGTGCCGCCGCCCTGTGGTACCGGCCAGCACCCATCCGGCCCACGGAGCCACAGATGGCCGACCATGAGGTGGAGGTGGTGCCTGCGGCGGTGGCGATTGTTTCGGCCCAGGATGGGGTGAAGTGGAATCTCGCGGCACCGCCGGCGAATGGCATCGGCTTGCCCGTGGGAACGATCCAGACAACCGCCGGAGACCTTTCCATCTCCATCCTGGATGGGCCCGCCATCACGTTCCGGGGTCCGGCGGAGTTCCGCTTGGAAGGCCGTTCCCGGATCCGCGTGATCCGGGGGCAGGCGGCCTTCCGCAGCGATGAGCCACACCGCATGTTCCTCGTGGAGGTCGGGCACGGATCCGTGACCGATACCGGTGGGGAGTTCTCGGTGATCGCGGAAGAGGGGGGGGACGCGCGGCTCCATTGCTTTACCGGCCGGGTGAGGGTGTCCTCCACCGGAGATCAGGACGGGACTTTCGAGGATTGGGATGTTCAGGCCGGGCGCGGCCTGTTGGTCGCCGCCGCCATCCAGCGGACCGATGAGGAGGGGGACGAGTTTCCCCGGGTGCCTGCCGCCATTCTGCCCGGCCCTTCGCTCCGCTCGGAGGCCTACCCCCATGCGGTCATGGAGTCCTCGCCGCTGGCCTACTGGCGTTTCGAGAAGCTCGGGTCGGAAGGCTTGGTGGCGGATGAAACGTCCGGCGGCCATCCGTTGGCGCTTCGCGGACAGGCCAGGTTGGAGGGCTCCTCGCAACGGTATCTGTTCGTCGATGACAAGGATGCTTCCGGGTTTGCCGACAGTAACTCCGGCATCCAGGGGCTCGATACCCGGAAGGGCCGGAGCATCGAGTGCCTGCTCTACTCGAGTGGTGAATCGTTCGCCACGGCGGTCGCCCTGGAGTTGGACACGCCCATGCCGGACGAAGTCCCGCGGCGCGGCATCGCCAGCCACGCGCCCGATGCCTCCCTTCTGGAGATTTTCGGGAGGCAGAGAAATCCCCGGGACGCCACTCCCGGTCATGTGATCCGGGCGCTCTACCGCTCGCCAGCGGGATATGAGGGTGGAACCAATCTCACGTCATCGCAGGGGAATTTGCTCCACCGCTGGGTGCACGTCGCCGCCACCTTCGGTCAGGACGGGATCTACCTCTACATCGATGGCGAGCCTTCCCGCGAGATCATCGCTCCATTGCAACCGAAGGGTATCGCATTGCGCGCCATCGTCGGCCGGTTGCAACCCGGACCCCGGGACGCATTCCGGCAGTGGTCCGGCGGCATCGATGAACTCGCCCTCTATGACCGGCCGCTTTCCGCTGCGGAAGTGAAGGCCCACTACCAGGCCTCCCGTCGCTGAGGCCTGCCACGCTCCCCCATCCACGCCGGGCCGGTCCACCGTGCCCCCGGGTGACCTGTCTCTCCATCATTGCCTGATCGCATTTAGTACCCATGAAAAAGACCTACCGTTTCCTTCAGCTCTCCGTCTTCTTCGGAGCCACGCTTCTCCGGGCCCATGCCGCCGACGGCACCTGGATCGCCACGGCCACTTCCGGCAACTGGACCGATGCCTTCAGTTGGTCCGGCGGCACCATTGCGGACGGCTCCGGGTCCACCGCCTATTTCACCAGCGACATCAGCGCGGCCACGGCGGTGTCCCTCGGCGGAGTGAACCGCACCATCGGCAACATCGCCTTCTCCGACAACGGCGGCGCGGGCAGCGCCTGGAGCGTCAGTGGAAACGCACTCATCCTCTCGGTTCCCAGCGGTTCGCCGACGATCACCGCCGACACCACTGCCACGATCAGCTCGATCCTCACCGGCTCCGCGGGATTGATCAAGGCGGGCAATGACTCGCTCGTTCTGACCGGGGCGAACATCTACACCGGTGGCACCGCCATCAACGCCGGCACCCTGCAGATCGGCGATGGCAGCACCAACGGGACGATGAACGGTGCCTATACGATCGGCGCGTCCGGCATCCTCCGCTACTTCCGGACCGCCGACACCACGGCTCCGGCGTGGGCAAACATCCAGGGAGCCGGCGTGTTGTCCGTGATGACCAACCGTGCCAATAGCGGGACGACCAACGATTGGGGACAGGCCGCGCTGCCGGCCGGGTTCACCGGAACCGTTCGGATCGAGCGGGGCCGGATTTCCACCAACACCCAGACCTCGCTCGGCAGCGCTTCCGCCGTGGTCGTTCAATCCGGCGGACAACTTGGCATGTGGAACGGTGGGACGTTCCCCCAGAACTTCACCATCGTGGGCACGGGCTATGGGGAGTCCGGGTATGAGTCCGCCCTGCGTCTGGCAAACAGCGCTGTGAGCACCACCGTCAGCGGCACGGTGACCCTCACGGGCAATGCCGCCATCGGGGCATCGGGCACGGGTACTCTTTCCAACACGATCTCGGAGACGACCCCGTCCAGCCTGACCTTCGGCACCGGCAGCCAGGGGGGCACCATCATCCTCGGCGGCACCAATACCTACACGGGGGTGACGACCATCGCCAACGGGACCGTGTCCGTTTCCACCATCGGCAATACCGGTGTCAGCGGGAACCTCGGCACCAACGGCACCATCAACCTGGGTGGCGGTGGATCGCAGGGCATCCTGACCTACACCGGAGCGGGGGAGACGATTGACCGCCTCTTGAATTTCTCCGGCACCACCGGCGGCGCGACGGTGAACAACAACGGCGCGGGTCTGCTCCGGTTCACCACTCCCACCACGACCACCGGCTCCGGTGCCAAAGGCCTGGGATTCGGCGGCACCGGCAACGGCCAGCTCGATGGAGGCATCACCGCCCTCGGCGGGCTGATGAACATCACCAAGTCCGGCGCGGGGGCATGGACGCTCGTCGGCGATCTCAGCACGGCGGGCGGCTCGATGACCGTGAACGCGGGCACCTTGGTGCTTTCCGGAAACAACAGCTACACCGGTGTGACCCGGGTGAACACCGGTGGCACCTTGAGCGTGGGCACCCTGGCCAACAGCGGTGTGGCGAGCAACATCGGTGCGGCCACCAATGCAGCCGCCAATCTGGTCTTCGGCGGTGGCACCTTGATCTACACCGGGGGGACCGTTTCGACCGACCACTCCTTCACCGCCACGGCGGCCAGCACCCTGGAGGTGACAAGCGCGGCGACCACGCTGACCATCGCGAACACGCTCAACGCGGTCGGTGGTAGCTTCGTGATGACGAAGACCGGCGCGGGCACGCTCGTCTTCGGCGGCTCCGCGGACAATTCAAGCCTCTACATCGCTGTATCCGCAGGCAACCTCGAGCTTGCCAAGAGCGGCACCACCAGCCGCGCGGTGGCGGGGATCAACAGCGTGGCCGTCGGCACGACCGTCAAACTCACCGGCACCGGCGGCGATCAGATCTATGGCGGCAGTGCGGGCACCAACTACGGGGTGAACGGGCTGGCCGGGACGCTCGACCTCAACGGCCACTCGGAAAACACCAGCAATTTCAACGGCGTCGCGGGCGGCGTGCTGACCAACTCGGCCGCTGCCACGAGCGTCGTTTGGACGGTGGGCGAATCCAACGCGACCGCCACCTTCGCGGGGGTGGTGGAGAACGGCGCTGGCACCGTCGCACTCGCCAAGACCGGCACCGGGACGCAGACGCTCTCGGGGACGAACACCTACACCGGGGGCACGATCCTCAACTCCGGCACGCTGGCGCTGGATTACAACACGCAGGACAGTTCCAAGCTCTCCGACAGCGGGCCCCTGATCCTGAACGGCGGCACGCTCCAGATGGCTGGCGTGCTCGGTACTCATGTGGAAGCAGTGGGGCCCGTCACGATCAATGGCAATGTGAGCATCACGCGGAGCGGGTTCAATTCCGCCGTGCTGGCCCTCGGCAGCTACACCAACAACGGCGTGCTGAATGTCACGGCCACCGGACTTGCCACCACCACGGTGCCGAACAATGCCGCGGGCTACCTCGACAATGTCACCCTCGCAGGCAACCAGCTTGCCATGAACGATGGCACGCTCGGCGGTGGATTGGGCAACATCGTTGCCGCCAGCGTCACCTATGCGGATGTCAATCGCGCGACGGGCACGAAGACCATCACCAACAGCGCGGGCTCCATCGTTCGAATCATCGAAGGCTTGGGAGGAGCTTCTACAAACATCACACTGGGTGCTGCCACCACCGACATCGCGACCCTCTTCCAGACCGCCACGGGTGGCACCACGGTCGTCGATCTCGGGACCAATATGCTGCGTCTCGATGCGAACGGCCGTATTTTCTCCGGAGCTGGTGCCTCGGCGCTGACCCTCCAGAGCGGAACGCTCACGGCCGGTGGCGCGGACAACACCGCGGGAACCATCGACATTCACAACGGCAGCACGAACCTCATCCTCGTCACTTCCCCAATCACCAACAACGGCACCGGTGCCGTGGCGTTGCAGACGGTCGGCAATGTCACGCTCACCGGCGCGAACACCTATACCGGAGGAGTCACCGTCAACGGCGGCGTTCTCTCCGCGGGTAACAACACCAGCAATCTCGGCGCGACCGCGCTGGGCACTGGCACGGCCACCGTCAATACCGGCGCCACGCTCCAGTTCTGGGTGAACACCAATACCACGGGAACGACCTTCGCGAACAACATCACGCTCAACGGCGGCACGCTGCTCAGCCAGGACGGGCTGAACAACCTGAGCGGCAACATCGTGATCGGTGCCTCCGGCGGCACCTTCAAAAGCCAGTGGGACACGAAGAACCTCGTGATCAACGGGGGCGTCTCCGGCAGCGGGCCGGTCACGATTGACAAACTCACGGGCAACGGCGGGAGCAAGGTCATTTTCGCCGGAACCAACACCTACACCGGCACCACCACCATCAACGGCGGTGCGCTGCAACTCGCCAAGCGGGCCTCGCTTTACAACAGCACCACGGCCTCGTGGACGGCGGCCAACCTGACCGTGGCCTCCGGAGCGGTCGCCGTCTTCAATGTCGGTGGTAGCGGTGAGTTCACCTCGGCGGACATCGATACCCTCCAAGGCCTCACGAACGTGGGCGCGGTCACGGCCACCCAGGGCTTCAAGAGCGGCTCGATCCTCGGCCTCGACACCACCAACGCGGGCGGCACTTTCACCTACAACAGCGCCATCGCGAACCACGTCGGCACGGTGACCGATACCCTCGGGCTCACCAAGTATGGCACCGGAATCCTCACGCTCACCGCCGCGAACACCTACACCGGCGCGACCGCGGTCAATGGCGGCACGTTGTCTATCGGTGGGGCGGGCTCGCTGAATTCCGGTGCCTATCCCGGCACGATCTCCATCGCCTCGGGGGCCACGTTCAATCACGACTCGTCCACCGCGCAGACTCTCTCCGGTGCCATCTCCGGTTCGGGCGCGCTGACCAAGACCGGGTCGGCCACGCTCACGCTCGGTGTCCAGAGCAGCTACACCGGCGGCACCACCGTCAGCCAGGGCATCCTGGATCTCACCGGCGGCGGCGGTGCCAACGGCACCATCCGCGGCACGGCCACCGTGAACGCCGGCGCGACCTTGCGGCTGAGCACCGGGGATGCGACCGGCTCCGATGCGACGACCCGCCTCAGCACGATCAACCTGGTGGGCGGCAATCTCGACGTGAACTCGACCAGCAACCAGACGCTGGGCAGCGCCACGGTCAACATGACCGGCGCGAGCATCACCGGCATCGCGGGTTCGAACATCGATTTCTTCGCCGGAGCTTCGGCGTTGAAAACATTCGCCTCGTCCACAACCTCGGTCATCAGCGGCACGGCGATTTCCCCGATGCGCCAGGGCAACACCACCTTCACCATCGCACCGGGCACGACGCCCTCCGGCATCGATCTCGACATCCAGGGGGTGATCAAGAACTCGGCGGCCGGTGACGCGGCCACCGGCTTGTGGACCATCACGGGCGGTGGCACGGTGGCCTTCTCCGGCACCAACACGATCACCGGCAGCGCCACCAAGTATCTCACGGTGACGGGCACCGGCACCACGCTCATGGTTGGCAACGGCGGCGCGACCGGCACGCTCAGCAGCCTGACCGTGACGAACAATGCGATCGTGTCCTTCAACCGCTCCGACGCGGCCGGCAGCTTCTCCAACATCATCTCCGGAACCGGGCAGGTGAAGCAGGTTGGCACCGGCACCACCACCCTGACGGGGGTGAACACCTACACCGGTGCCACCACGGTGAGCGCGGGTGCCTTGCTCGCCAACAACGCCAGCGGCTCCGCCACCGGCACCGGGGCGGTCACGGTGAAGACCGGCGGAACCTTCGGTGGAACGGGCGCGGTCACCGGCAGCGTCACGGTGGAGTCCGGCGGCACGCTCGCTCCGGGAGCCGGAGGCATCGAGTCCCTGGGCTCCGGTGACCTGGGCCTGCTTGCGGGCGGCACGCTCGTCGCGGAGATCCGCTCGTCCGGCACACCGGGCGCGGACGTGGTGAATGTCACCGGCAATGTCTCGCTCGCGGGCAATCTGTCGCTGGTGGACATCGCCGCGACACCGGTCGCGCTGGCCGCCGGAACAAAGCTGACGGTGCTGACCTACACCGGAACCCTGACGGGGACCTTCGCGGGTATGGCCGAAGGCAGCATGGTGACGCTCGGCTCGAACAGCTTCAAGATCCGTTACGCGGACAACAAGGCCGTGACGCTGGAGATCCCGCTGGTCGGCTACGAGGCCTGGGCCTCGGCGCAGGGGCTCACCGCCGGGAACAACGGCCGGACCCAGGATCCGGATGGCGATGGTGTGAACAACGCCATGGAGTTCTATCTCGGGACCAATCCGCTCGCGAATGCGTCACGGAGCCTTCCGACGATGTCCGCAACCCCGACCCACTACCTCTTCACCTTCAAGCGGGATGACGTGGCGGAATCCCTCGCGACGTCCCAGAGCGTGGAGTTCTGCGACAATTTGCACGACTGGACCGGTATTCCGATCCCCGCCACGGACAGCGGTCCGGATGGCAATGGATTGAGCGTGACGGTCGTGGAGAATGGCAGTGCCGCCGATGATGTCACGGTCGCCATTCCGAAGACCTTCTTCGTCGGTAACGGTGCTTTCGCCCGCCTGAAGGTGAACTTGTGAGCGCGGGACCTGGCATCCGTGTCGTAAGGAACCCTCTCCACTGGTCCCGGAACCTTCGGGTGAATTCCTGATCCGTTCTCCGGGTAGTATGCAAAGAACGGGCGGTCGGGGGAAAAACCCGACCCTGGCCGCCCATGCTTTGCTGAAGGTCCTAGGGTTCGATCCGGTCATGTATTTCACGAAACAGCAGGATCCCAGGCCGGGTTTTCCGGTTTCCGCCGGTCCATTCATGGCCCGGCCATGGGTTCAAGCAGTGGAGTTCCCACGATAGCCATGATAAATACAGTTTTGAGATCCTATACGCCCTCGGTTTCCCGGGAGTCCGGCGGCGATCCGGTGCTCTCTTCGAATTGCCCGCGTGGCGATTCGCATGAGGTTTCAGACATGCTTTCCGCGGGGCGATCTCCAGTTCATGAGGTGAATCCCGGCACGCTGGTCCGGAGTTTCACCGCCCAGGGGCACCGTGCGTCCGGTCGATGGTCCGAATGGCACTACCACCGGGAATGGGAGCTGGTGTTCGTCCAGAGTGGCTCCGGCGTCAGATGCATTGGAAGTTCCGTGGAAAAATTCTCCACGGGGGATCTGGTGATCATCCCGGGGGATCTCCCGCACGCCTGGCATTGGCACGGCGGGAAGCCCCTCCGGTGCACGGTGCTGCACTTCTTGCCCCAGGCTTGGGGGGATGCCTTTTGGGAGATCCCGGAGGTCCAGGCATTCCGCATGCTCTGTGGGCGGGCGGCGGGAGGCGCGCGCTTCGCCGGGCGTGAGGTGGAGAAAATCGGGCGGGGGATGGAAGAGCTGTCGGCAACCGATTCGGCCACGCTGGCGTCGCTGTCCAAGTTGCTCGGCATCTTTTCTCAAATGACCACCCTCGAGTGCTTTCCTCTGAACGCGGTGGAAACACGAACCGGGGGACGGCAGAATCGCCTCCTGGATGACCTGCTGGCGTGGGTGGCGGCCAACTTGAAGGAGGATATCACCCAACAGGAAGCCGCCGACCGGGTGAGGATGAATCCGAGTTCGTTCTGCCGGTGGTTCAAGGCGCAGACCGGCTGCTCCTTCAAGCACTACCTGAACGAGATCCGGGTGGCGAAAGTCTGCGCCGCGATCGCCCGGGGTGGCCAATCGATCACCGAATCCGCCTTCGAGGCCGGGTATAACAACCTCTCGAACTTCAACCGGCGGTTTCTCAAAGTCACCGGAGTGACCCCGTCGGCGTTTCGGAAGCAAGTCAGGATGTCCCTCAGGTAATCGTGCCCGCCGCGGCAGATGGTTCCGGGACGCCCGGGGGAAATTTCATGAAATAGTCCGCTAAAACCGCGGAGGTACGGCTTATGTCTTGCAGAGGGCCATCATGCATTTCTCCCGCGGGTTACAGCTTTGTTTGGTCAGTTCAGTTTTCATGTATCAACCGTAAGATGGCCGTTGGTGCCTCCATTTCGAAATGAAATTCCCGAAATTCTCCCGGACCGGTTCCCACCGATCTGGATTCTCGCTCGTCATCACGCTGCTGATGATGGTGCTGCTTTCCACCATCGCGCTGGGGCTGTTGTCCCTTTCCAGTATCACGCTCCGCACGTCCACCCGCGGCGAGGCGATGCAGGTGGCCCGCGCCAATGCCCGCATGGCCCTGATCATGGCCATCGGCGATCTCCAGAAGAATCTCGGCCCGGACACCCGCATCAGCACCACCGCCGACCAGATCCAAGGCGATTCCGCGGATGAATCGAAGGTGCCGGCCGCCCAGCGCAATTGGGTGCGCGCGTACAAGTCCTGGGGCTCCGGCACCCCCGGTAATCCCCGTCCCGCTCCGGGGTTCCTGCAATGGCTGGTTTCGGGTAATCCGGAACAGCTCTCCGATCCCGACTTCGCCGTGTCCCCCGTGACCGGTGAGTCGATCGAAATCGCCACCGCCAACACGGTGGGCACTACCGGCCAGCCCGTGCGCGTGCCGCTGATCACCCGCAAGGACACCTCCGCTGGCAAAGGCAACGACCGCCTCGGCTGGTGGGTCAGCGATCTGGGTACCAAGGCCCAGGTGGCTCCTGCCGCCAAGGTTCCCACCGCCCTTGCCGAAGTCCGCGCCGGTCAGCAGGCCGCCCCGGCCTACGCTCTGAAGAACGCCGGCACCGGCATCACCAAGCCCTTCGCCAACGTCGCCGCCACCGATCCGAAGCTCGGCCGCCTGCCGACCTGGCAGAGCAGCGCGCTCATCGCAGACAAACCGGAGAACGTCCGCGGCCTCTACCACGATTTCACCACTCAGAACCGAGGCCTGCTCACCGATGTCCGCGCCGGCGGTTTCCGCCTGGACCTCTCGATGGAACTGGAGCGTGCCTCCGCACAAAAGCCCGACTCCACCGGCACCGCCCTCTATCAGGTCGGCGGCGAGACCGGCATCAACCTCCAGGAGCTCTGGAGCTACTACAACCTCTACAAGGATGTGAAGCGCGGTGGCACCTTCACCTACACCACCGGCGGCTCGATGCCCTCCGGCACTCCCTATCTCCAGATTGGAGCCAACCCCACCGAGTGCGCCGCGGACGAGAACTTCTTCCTGAAGCAGCCGGTCTTCGTCAGCTACCAGATGGCACTGTCGTTCAAGACCCTGCCGGTCACGGTCAGTGGGGCCACGGTGAACCGCCTTTATCTTTACGCGGATCCGATCGTCACCCTCTGGAACCCGCTGGACATGCCGGTGGTGCTCCCCGCCACGAATTTCCTGACCGTGAAGTACTGGCAGATCCCCTACGACATGGTGATCACCAAGAGCGGCACCACCTTGAATTGCCCGCTGGCCGCGTGCCTCTACGATGCCACCGCTACTTCCGATGGTGAC comes from Luteolibacter sp. LG18 and encodes:
- a CDS encoding sigma-70 family RNA polymerase sigma factor, which translates into the protein MHFPHDDEQTREFLSLMVPHQPSIRNFVLSIHPQPGDLDDLMQNVAISLWEKFATFDRTREFLPWANSLAYFEVLRFRKKCSRDRLVFSGLVLSEDLVAMLAEEASSRSLAEPVRAALETCLCKLDEKSREVVMARYASGNSIADLAASRKESVHRLYRILEKVRSLLVTCVHRQLSASGVTSIRSIS
- a CDS encoding autotransporter-associated beta strand repeat-containing protein, which codes for MKKTYRFLQLSVFFGATLLRAHAADGTWIATATSGNWTDAFSWSGGTIADGSGSTAYFTSDISAATAVSLGGVNRTIGNIAFSDNGGAGSAWSVSGNALILSVPSGSPTITADTTATISSILTGSAGLIKAGNDSLVLTGANIYTGGTAINAGTLQIGDGSTNGTMNGAYTIGASGILRYFRTADTTAPAWANIQGAGVLSVMTNRANSGTTNDWGQAALPAGFTGTVRIERGRISTNTQTSLGSASAVVVQSGGQLGMWNGGTFPQNFTIVGTGYGESGYESALRLANSAVSTTVSGTVTLTGNAAIGASGTGTLSNTISETTPSSLTFGTGSQGGTIILGGTNTYTGVTTIANGTVSVSTIGNTGVSGNLGTNGTINLGGGGSQGILTYTGAGETIDRLLNFSGTTGGATVNNNGAGLLRFTTPTTTTGSGAKGLGFGGTGNGQLDGGITALGGLMNITKSGAGAWTLVGDLSTAGGSMTVNAGTLVLSGNNSYTGVTRVNTGGTLSVGTLANSGVASNIGAATNAAANLVFGGGTLIYTGGTVSTDHSFTATAASTLEVTSAATTLTIANTLNAVGGSFVMTKTGAGTLVFGGSADNSSLYIAVSAGNLELAKSGTTSRAVAGINSVAVGTTVKLTGTGGDQIYGGSAGTNYGVNGLAGTLDLNGHSENTSNFNGVAGGVLTNSAAATSVVWTVGESNATATFAGVVENGAGTVALAKTGTGTQTLSGTNTYTGGTILNSGTLALDYNTQDSSKLSDSGPLILNGGTLQMAGVLGTHVEAVGPVTINGNVSITRSGFNSAVLALGSYTNNGVLNVTATGLATTTVPNNAAGYLDNVTLAGNQLAMNDGTLGGGLGNIVAASVTYADVNRATGTKTITNSAGSIVRIIEGLGGASTNITLGAATTDIATLFQTATGGTTVVDLGTNMLRLDANGRIFSGAGASALTLQSGTLTAGGADNTAGTIDIHNGSTNLILVTSPITNNGTGAVALQTVGNVTLTGANTYTGGVTVNGGVLSAGNNTSNLGATALGTGTATVNTGATLQFWVNTNTTGTTFANNITLNGGTLLSQDGLNNLSGNIVIGASGGTFKSQWDTKNLVINGGVSGSGPVTIDKLTGNGGSKVIFAGTNTYTGTTTINGGALQLAKRASLYNSTTASWTAANLTVASGAVAVFNVGGSGEFTSADIDTLQGLTNVGAVTATQGFKSGSILGLDTTNAGGTFTYNSAIANHVGTVTDTLGLTKYGTGILTLTAANTYTGATAVNGGTLSIGGAGSLNSGAYPGTISIASGATFNHDSSTAQTLSGAISGSGALTKTGSATLTLGVQSSYTGGTTVSQGILDLTGGGGANGTIRGTATVNAGATLRLSTGDATGSDATTRLSTINLVGGNLDVNSTSNQTLGSATVNMTGASITGIAGSNIDFFAGASALKTFASSTTSVISGTAISPMRQGNTTFTIAPGTTPSGIDLDIQGVIKNSAAGDAATGLWTITGGGTVAFSGTNTITGSATKYLTVTGTGTTLMVGNGGATGTLSSLTVTNNAIVSFNRSDAAGSFSNIISGTGQVKQVGTGTTTLTGVNTYTGATTVSAGALLANNASGSATGTGAVTVKTGGTFGGTGAVTGSVTVESGGTLAPGAGGIESLGSGDLGLLAGGTLVAEIRSSGTPGADVVNVTGNVSLAGNLSLVDIAATPVALAAGTKLTVLTYTGTLTGTFAGMAEGSMVTLGSNSFKIRYADNKAVTLEIPLVGYEAWASAQGLTAGNNGRTQDPDGDGVNNAMEFYLGTNPLANASRSLPTMSATPTHYLFTFKRDDVAESLATSQSVEFCDNLHDWTGIPIPATDSGPDGNGLSVTVVENGSAADDVTVAIPKTFFVGNGAFARLKVNL
- a CDS encoding AraC family transcriptional regulator, translating into MLSAGRSPVHEVNPGTLVRSFTAQGHRASGRWSEWHYHREWELVFVQSGSGVRCIGSSVEKFSTGDLVIIPGDLPHAWHWHGGKPLRCTVLHFLPQAWGDAFWEIPEVQAFRMLCGRAAGGARFAGREVEKIGRGMEELSATDSATLASLSKLLGIFSQMTTLECFPLNAVETRTGGRQNRLLDDLLAWVAANLKEDITQQEAADRVRMNPSSFCRWFKAQTGCSFKHYLNEIRVAKVCAAIARGGQSITESAFEAGYNNLSNFNRRFLKVTGVTPSAFRKQVRMSLR
- a CDS encoding LamG-like jellyroll fold domain-containing protein — encoded protein: MTPSPRLDQLLSRLSDGLLEPAEAEVLDGILRGDPAAREHYLVHIAVHMALADEEMRRRIVMLPTARRPQRWPWLAAAAAVVLSAAALWYRPAPIRPTEPQMADHEVEVVPAAVAIVSAQDGVKWNLAAPPANGIGLPVGTIQTTAGDLSISILDGPAITFRGPAEFRLEGRSRIRVIRGQAAFRSDEPHRMFLVEVGHGSVTDTGGEFSVIAEEGGDARLHCFTGRVRVSSTGDQDGTFEDWDVQAGRGLLVAAAIQRTDEEGDEFPRVPAAILPGPSLRSEAYPHAVMESSPLAYWRFEKLGSEGLVADETSGGHPLALRGQARLEGSSQRYLFVDDKDASGFADSNSGIQGLDTRKGRSIECLLYSSGESFATAVALELDTPMPDEVPRRGIASHAPDASLLEIFGRQRNPRDATPGHVIRALYRSPAGYEGGTNLTSSQGNLLHRWVHVAATFGQDGIYLYIDGEPSREIIAPLQPKGIALRAIVGRLQPGPRDAFRQWSGGIDELALYDRPLSAAEVKAHYQASRR